The genomic window TAGAAAAGAATTTTCCAATGCCCAATGACGCCACTTGCTCCACTTGAGGATACCCCTTGGCGCTAGCCTCTCCCTTTGGGAGAAGACCGCAGTGGCTCCCCAATGCCCAATGCCCCAGAAGATTGTAGACAACTTGCTCAAAAACCATCTATACTTGAGCGTTCACTTTAACTCATGAGGAGGGAATTATTGCTGAACCACTGAATCTAACCGTTAGCCTGAGGGGCACTCGTGAAGTCCGGGATAACTGCCAGCTATTCCGCCTCACAGGTTTGTTAGATGCCTTTTCTGAACCAACATTTCGCAAAGTACTTGGCAGCAAGATTGACGAGGGCCCTAAGCACATTATTTTGGATCTCTCACAAATCGACTTTATTGATAGCTCTGGCTTGGGTGCTCTGGTGCAGCTAGCCAAGCAGGCTCAAACTGCTGAAGGCACTTTG from Nostoc sp. UHCC 0926 includes these protein-coding regions:
- a CDS encoding STAS domain-containing protein encodes the protein MIAEPLNLTVSLRGTREVRDNCQLFRLTGLLDAFSEPTFRKVLGSKIDEGPKHIILDLSQIDFIDSSGLGALVQLAKQAQTAEGTLQIVTNARVTQTVKLVRLEKFLSLQKSVEDALENVKQS